From one Sander vitreus isolate 19-12246 unplaced genomic scaffold, sanVit1 ctg520_0, whole genome shotgun sequence genomic stretch:
- the gja11 gene encoding gap junction protein, alpha 11: MGEWDLLGRLLDKVQSNSTVIGKVWLTVLFVFRILVLRAGAEKVWGDEQSNFVCNTQQPGCENVCYDLAFPISHIRFWVLQIIAVATPKLLYLGHVLHVIHIEKKLKERIKKHADFSDQTSLFLRRAYKVPKYTKSTGKIHIRGRLLRSYVFHLVAKIALEVLFIVGQYFLYGFTLQTRYVCERLPCPHKVDCFLSRPTEKSIIIWFMLVAAIVSLVLSLVELFYLCVKAVKECMTRRQDYTVTPVTPPLSERKAFKSRDEMIQNCVNLELELHGRKLAANGAIGGVSEAAKNVSSESNNMGEEVRI; the protein is encoded by the exons ATGGGTGAATGGGATCTGCTGGGCCGACTGCTGGATAAAGTGCAGAGCAACTCCACGGTGATCGGCAAGGTCTGGCTCACCGTGCTCTTTGTCTTTCGCATCCTGGTATTGCGCGCCGGCGCTGAGAAG GTGTGGGGCGATGAGCAGTCCAACTTTGTCTGCAACACTCAGCAGCCCGGCTGTGAGAACGTCTGCTACGACCTCGCCTTCCCCATCTCTCATATTCGCTTTTGGGTCCTTCAGATTATTGCTGTGGCGACTCCAAAGCTGCTATACCTTGGTCACGTCCTTCACGTGATCCACATTGAGAAGAAG TTGAAGGAGAGGATAAAGAAGCATGCTGATTTTAGTGACCAGACCAGTCTCTTCCTAAGGAGGGCCTACAAAGTTCCCAAGTACACCAAGAGCACTGGCAAGATCCATATCCGTGGCCGTCTCCTTCGCAGTTATGTCTTCCATCTTGTGGCCAAGATTGCCCTGGAAGTTTTGTTCATCGTGGGTCAGTACTTTCTTTACGGCTTCACCCTCCAGACCCGCTACGTCTGCGAGCGCTTGCCTTGCCCTCACAAGGTGGACTGCTTCCTGTCCAGGCCTACAGAGAAGTCCATCATCATCTGGTTCATGCTGGTGGCGGCGATTGTCTCCCTCGTCCTCAGCCTGGTTGAGCTCTTCTACCTGTGCGTCAAAGCTGTGAAGGAGTGCATGACGAGGAGGCAGGACTACACCGTGACCCCTGTGACACCTCCACTTTCGGAAAGGAAAGCTTTTAAAAGCCGTGATGAGATGATCCAAAATTGTGTCAATCTGGAGCTAGAGCTCCATGGACGAAAGTTAGCGGCGAACGGGGCCATAGGCGGGGTCAGCGAGGCTGCTAAGAATGTATCGTCTGAGAGCAACAACATGGGGGAGGAGGTCCGCATCTGA